The proteins below are encoded in one region of Sideroxydans lithotrophicus ES-1:
- a CDS encoding flavodoxin, with product MPRIGLFFASSTGNTRRIAKMIKKRFDDETMAEALNVNKASPGLVAGYSHLILGTSTLGGGQLPGLSTDCMGGGWEEFLPQLKNVDFSGKTVALYGLGDQSKYPDEFVDAMGIIYEFVVARGAKIVGVWPADDYDFISSKAFVDDQFVGLALDQENQKILTDARLEAWLKLIAPEFGLPL from the coding sequence ATGCCACGCATCGGCCTCTTTTTCGCCAGCAGTACCGGAAACACCCGGCGTATCGCCAAAATGATCAAGAAACGTTTTGACGACGAGACGATGGCGGAGGCTCTCAACGTCAACAAGGCCAGCCCCGGGCTGGTGGCCGGCTATTCGCATCTCATCCTCGGCACTTCCACGCTGGGTGGTGGGCAGTTGCCTGGACTTTCCACCGATTGCATGGGCGGAGGCTGGGAGGAGTTCCTGCCGCAACTCAAGAACGTCGATTTCAGCGGCAAGACCGTCGCGCTTTACGGCCTGGGCGATCAGTCGAAATATCCGGACGAGTTCGTCGATGCCATGGGCATCATCTACGAGTTCGTCGTCGCGCGCGGTGCAAAAATAGTCGGTGTCTGGCCCGCCGACGACTACGACTTCATCTCATCCAAAGCCTTTGTAGACGACCAATTCGTCGGCCTGGCGCTGGACCAAGAGAACCAGAAGATACTTACCGATGCACGCCTGGAAGCCTGGCTGAAACTGATCGCGCCCGAATTCGGACTGCCGCTGTAG
- the ppdK gene encoding pyruvate, phosphate dikinase, protein MGGSKQYIYDFDKGDGKNKMLLGGKGANLCEMTQIGLNVPPGFTITTEACLAYLEKNQLPDGLMDAVKTHIQALEKKTGKGFGSGKNPLLVSVRSGSSMSMPGMMDTILNLGLNESSLQGLIKLTANERFAYDTYRRFIQLFGKIALDISDEHFDKHMTAVKRKFGALQDVDLKTEHLQEVAAGFMEIVQRHTGKPFPQDPYEQLEIAVGAVFHSWMGKRAVDYRKQFKITRDMANGTAVNVCTMVFGNMGNDSATGVGFTRNPGTGENIIYGEYLTNAQGEDVVAGIRTPKAISEMETEMPEIYRQLIELRDRLESHYQEVQDFEFTIEKGILYCLQTRNGKMNARAMVRTSVEMFNAGLITRERALLRIDPAILEQLLVPQLAPNFRGKSLAQGLPASPGAASGKIVFDADTAEIRGRAGEKIILVREETKPEDIHGFFQAEGILTSRGGKTSHAAVVARGMGKPCVSGCEQIVINDALRSAQIGETTLHEGDVITINGGTGHVYAGEVPTVHAEFSQEMATLLSWADEVSRLKVMANADTPNDAARAREFGAMGIGLCRTERMFNSTDRLPIVQEMILAETTEARQAALDRLLPIQRADFKGIFKAMKGLPVTVRLLDPPMHEFLPTAAQLELEIAHLHQLRDTIKGLEELPDTLKMLNPKLYQQYADGLTKLMGGLSDFKESHLEEDVISKKEVVLKKVRALAEVNPMLGHRGVRLGITYPEIYSMQIRAVLEAAALCAKEGLEIHPEIMVPQVATVEELKRIHSYVQRIHAEVKATQGIDVKFKFGSMLEVVRACMRAGRMAETAEFFSFGTNDLTQATFSFSREDAENKFLPAYTETGILEDNPFEVLDIKGVGQLMKMAVQKGRATNPELKVGICGEHGGHPGSIRFCHHVGLNYVSCSGPRVPIARLAAAQAKLLEDKYQEPV, encoded by the coding sequence ATGGGCGGCAGCAAGCAATACATCTACGATTTCGACAAGGGCGACGGCAAGAACAAGATGCTGCTCGGCGGCAAGGGGGCGAACCTGTGCGAGATGACGCAGATCGGTTTGAATGTCCCGCCCGGATTCACCATCACCACCGAAGCCTGCCTTGCCTATCTGGAAAAGAACCAGCTGCCCGACGGGCTGATGGACGCCGTCAAGACGCACATACAGGCGCTGGAAAAGAAGACCGGCAAGGGTTTCGGCAGCGGCAAGAATCCCTTGCTCGTCTCGGTGCGCTCGGGTTCTTCCATGTCCATGCCGGGCATGATGGACACCATACTCAATCTCGGACTGAATGAATCTTCCCTGCAAGGGCTCATCAAGCTGACCGCCAACGAGCGTTTTGCCTACGATACCTATCGCCGCTTCATCCAGCTGTTCGGCAAGATCGCGCTCGACATCAGCGACGAGCATTTCGACAAACACATGACCGCGGTCAAGCGCAAATTCGGCGCCCTGCAGGATGTGGACCTGAAGACCGAGCATCTGCAGGAGGTGGCTGCCGGATTCATGGAAATCGTCCAGCGCCACACCGGCAAGCCATTCCCGCAGGACCCCTACGAACAACTCGAGATCGCGGTGGGTGCGGTGTTCCATTCCTGGATGGGCAAACGCGCGGTGGATTACCGCAAGCAATTCAAGATCACCAGGGACATGGCCAACGGCACGGCGGTGAACGTCTGCACCATGGTGTTCGGCAACATGGGCAACGATTCCGCTACCGGTGTGGGTTTCACGCGCAATCCCGGCACCGGCGAGAACATCATCTACGGCGAATACCTGACCAATGCCCAGGGCGAGGATGTGGTGGCGGGGATCCGCACGCCGAAGGCGATCTCCGAAATGGAAACGGAGATGCCGGAGATCTACCGCCAGCTGATCGAGTTGCGCGACAGGCTGGAATCGCACTACCAGGAAGTGCAGGATTTCGAGTTCACCATCGAGAAAGGCATCCTGTATTGCCTGCAGACGCGCAACGGCAAGATGAATGCGCGCGCCATGGTGCGCACATCGGTTGAGATGTTCAACGCAGGACTGATCACCAGGGAGCGTGCCCTGCTGCGCATCGATCCTGCCATCCTCGAACAGCTGCTGGTGCCGCAACTGGCCCCGAACTTCCGCGGCAAATCGCTGGCACAGGGACTGCCAGCCTCACCCGGCGCCGCATCCGGCAAGATCGTGTTCGATGCCGACACCGCCGAGATCCGCGGCCGTGCCGGCGAGAAGATCATCCTGGTGCGCGAGGAGACCAAGCCCGAAGATATCCACGGTTTCTTCCAGGCGGAAGGCATCCTGACCAGTCGCGGCGGCAAGACCTCGCACGCAGCCGTCGTCGCCCGCGGCATGGGCAAACCCTGCGTCTCCGGCTGCGAGCAGATCGTCATCAACGATGCGTTGCGCAGCGCGCAGATCGGCGAGACCACCCTGCACGAAGGCGATGTCATCACCATCAACGGCGGTACCGGCCATGTCTATGCGGGCGAAGTGCCGACCGTGCATGCGGAATTCTCGCAGGAAATGGCGACGCTGCTGTCGTGGGCGGACGAGGTGTCCAGACTCAAGGTGATGGCGAATGCCGACACGCCCAACGACGCTGCGCGCGCGCGCGAATTCGGTGCCATGGGCATCGGCCTGTGCCGCACCGAGCGCATGTTCAACAGCACCGACCGCCTGCCCATCGTGCAGGAGATGATCCTGGCCGAAACGACCGAGGCACGCCAGGCCGCACTGGACCGTTTGCTGCCGATACAGCGTGCCGACTTCAAGGGCATCTTCAAGGCAATGAAGGGATTACCCGTCACCGTGCGCCTGCTTGATCCGCCGATGCACGAGTTCCTGCCCACCGCAGCACAACTCGAATTGGAGATCGCGCACCTGCACCAGTTGCGCGACACCATCAAGGGTCTGGAAGAATTGCCGGACACGCTGAAGATGCTCAACCCCAAGCTGTACCAGCAATACGCAGACGGCCTGACCAAGCTCATGGGCGGATTGAGCGACTTCAAGGAATCACATCTTGAAGAAGACGTGATCAGCAAGAAGGAAGTGGTGTTGAAGAAAGTTCGCGCGCTGGCCGAGGTCAACCCGATGCTGGGCCATCGCGGCGTGCGGCTGGGCATCACCTATCCCGAGATATATTCCATGCAGATACGCGCCGTGCTGGAAGCGGCTGCCCTGTGTGCCAAGGAAGGGCTGGAGATCCACCCCGAGATCATGGTGCCTCAAGTAGCCACCGTGGAAGAACTCAAGCGCATCCACAGCTACGTGCAGCGTATCCATGCGGAAGTAAAAGCGACGCAGGGCATCGACGTGAAATTCAAGTTCGGCTCGATGCTGGAAGTGGTACGTGCCTGTATGCGCGCCGGGCGCATGGCAGAGACTGCCGAGTTCTTCTCCTTCGGCACCAATGACCTGACCCAGGCCACCTTCTCATTCAGCCGCGAGGATGCGGAGAACAAGTTCCTGCCCGCTTACACGGAGACCGGCATCCTCGAAGACAATCCGTTCGAAGTGCTGGATATCAAAGGTGTGGGGCAACTGATGAAGATGGCCGTGCAAAAAGGCCGCGCGACCAACCCGGAGCTGAAGGTCGGAATCTGCGGCGAACACGGCGGTCATCCCGGCTCGATCCGGTTCTGCCATCACGTTGGACTCAATTACGTCTCCTGCTCCGGCCCGCGCGTGCCCATCGCGCGTCTGGCTGCAGCACAGGCCAAACTGCTGGAAGACAAGTATCAGGAACCTGTCTGA
- a CDS encoding chloride channel protein has translation MKISSLDVDLILDWKRRLVFWSGAISVGLAAILFAIACEWANDVFHKLLAISPYLPLLITPISLALIVHITRKYFSGAQGSGIPQVIASLDPKESSKVREQVLSLRVTMGKIMLTILGLMSGTSVGREGPTVQIGASIMHKLGSLARFPKHDLDKGLILAGAAAGVAAAFNTPLAGIVFAIEEMSRSFEEHNSSTILMTVIIAGIVSLALLGNYSYFGHTSESMDFGKEWYVVIVCGIVGGTLGGAFSRALIEVNKGLAGSMGTWIRANPVRFAAVCGLLLALIGLASGNNTYGSGYNEAKSLLVGNAALPDNYGLLKMAATVISYISGIPGGIMAPTLSAGAGFGANIASFVTSVPVAATVILGMVAYFAGVTQAPITAFVIVMEMIDNHEMVLPLMATAFIAKACSRLVCPTPIFHTMSENFIGKK, from the coding sequence ATGAAAATTTCCTCGCTGGATGTTGACCTGATCCTGGATTGGAAACGAAGACTGGTGTTCTGGAGCGGAGCGATCAGCGTGGGATTGGCTGCGATCCTGTTTGCCATCGCCTGTGAGTGGGCGAACGACGTGTTCCATAAGCTGCTTGCAATTTCACCATATCTCCCATTGCTGATCACGCCAATCAGTCTGGCATTGATCGTCCATATCACCCGCAAGTATTTTTCCGGGGCGCAAGGTAGTGGCATTCCCCAGGTGATCGCATCGCTGGACCCCAAAGAGAGCAGCAAGGTGCGCGAGCAGGTACTTTCGTTACGCGTGACCATGGGCAAGATCATGCTGACCATCCTGGGGCTCATGAGCGGGACATCGGTGGGCCGCGAAGGGCCTACCGTGCAGATCGGTGCATCCATCATGCACAAGCTGGGCAGCCTGGCGCGCTTTCCCAAGCATGATCTCGACAAGGGCTTGATACTCGCCGGCGCAGCTGCCGGCGTCGCTGCCGCGTTCAACACTCCGCTTGCGGGCATCGTGTTCGCCATAGAGGAGATGAGTCGCTCCTTTGAGGAACACAACAGCTCGACCATCCTCATGACGGTGATCATTGCCGGTATTGTTTCGCTTGCGCTGCTCGGCAACTATTCCTATTTCGGCCACACCTCGGAATCGATGGATTTCGGCAAGGAATGGTATGTCGTCATCGTATGTGGCATCGTGGGCGGAACGCTCGGAGGGGCATTCAGCCGCGCGCTGATCGAAGTCAACAAGGGGCTGGCGGGGAGCATGGGAACCTGGATACGCGCGAATCCGGTCCGGTTTGCAGCAGTCTGCGGCTTGCTGCTGGCGCTGATAGGATTGGCTTCTGGCAACAATACATACGGCAGCGGATACAATGAAGCGAAGTCACTGCTCGTAGGCAATGCGGCATTGCCGGATAACTACGGCCTGCTGAAGATGGCCGCCACAGTGATTTCATACATCAGCGGCATACCCGGCGGGATAATGGCCCCAACGCTTTCCGCAGGTGCCGGGTTCGGCGCCAATATCGCCTCCTTCGTTACTTCCGTGCCTGTAGCCGCGACGGTCATACTCGGCATGGTCGCCTACTTCGCCGGTGTCACCCAGGCACCGATCACCGCTTTCGTCATCGTCATGGAAATGATAGACAACCACGAGATGGTACTGCCGTTGATGGCTACCGCATTCATCGCCAAGGCCTGCTCTCGGCTGGTATGCCCGACGCCCATATTCCACACGATGTCGGAGAATTTCATCGGCAAGAAATGA
- a CDS encoding cation:proton antiporter domain-containing protein: MALQLEDKFKVPSPLGLIALSFVAHFLFKQVPVLTGDAEHFATLVVFLLPILLVSDSLELKLADLKEHGLSLLYLAVVAVVLSVLTALVISDWLFSEYALSNAAVIVLFAMVLATDPVSVVSIFSKFELPHRLKILAEGESLLNDATALIVFVFIGLYALEGEQITAGYVVEISSEVIVGSIVTGMLVGFIGLFAMKSTSNRIAEMMVLIITGYGAFELAEHFYLILDLLGSHSHFHLSGILAVIFATITVHHVMTQAIAEEDSRIDREEAALQVEIQGTETSSGVFRNILRRLKATIEERDRHLRTKEDIQLLALVANTILFVAMAEMIQLNILWKYRIEILAMFLATTVIRGVMMGLFAWISNRTAKMADISMQWWGVLTFAGIKGGLSIVMINMIPASFQHLEMFKAVVIGVIMLSTFIYSGILLLIIGQNKDRFLSEKNQEIIQPLQASQSQQ; this comes from the coding sequence ATGGCACTCCAACTGGAGGACAAGTTCAAAGTGCCCTCCCCGCTTGGATTGATAGCACTCTCGTTCGTGGCTCATTTTCTTTTCAAGCAAGTTCCGGTATTGACCGGGGATGCAGAACATTTCGCCACACTGGTGGTTTTTCTGTTGCCTATCCTGCTGGTCTCAGATTCCCTCGAACTAAAGTTGGCTGACCTGAAAGAGCATGGTCTGAGCCTGCTCTACCTTGCGGTCGTGGCAGTGGTTCTTTCGGTACTGACGGCGCTGGTCATTTCCGACTGGCTGTTTTCCGAATATGCCCTTTCCAATGCAGCGGTCATCGTGCTGTTTGCCATGGTGCTGGCAACAGACCCGGTTTCAGTGGTCAGCATATTTTCCAAATTCGAACTGCCACACCGGCTGAAGATCCTGGCCGAGGGCGAGAGTCTGCTTAACGATGCAACGGCATTGATCGTCTTCGTCTTTATCGGCTTGTACGCCCTGGAAGGCGAGCAGATAACAGCCGGGTATGTTGTCGAAATCAGCAGCGAAGTGATCGTCGGATCGATAGTGACAGGAATGCTGGTCGGATTCATCGGACTGTTTGCCATGAAATCGACCAGCAACCGCATCGCCGAGATGATGGTGCTGATCATCACCGGATACGGTGCATTCGAGTTGGCCGAGCATTTCTATCTCATTCTCGATTTACTGGGATCGCACTCTCACTTCCATCTATCCGGGATCCTGGCGGTCATATTTGCCACGATCACCGTTCATCATGTGATGACGCAGGCGATCGCCGAGGAAGACAGCCGGATAGATCGCGAGGAGGCTGCACTGCAAGTCGAGATTCAAGGAACCGAGACATCCTCTGGCGTCTTCAGGAATATCCTGCGCAGGCTCAAGGCCACCATCGAGGAGCGTGACCGCCATCTTCGCACCAAGGAGGACATTCAGTTACTGGCCCTGGTAGCCAATACCATCCTGTTCGTCGCCATGGCAGAAATGATCCAGCTGAACATATTGTGGAAATACAGGATCGAGATACTGGCGATGTTCTTGGCCACGACCGTGATCCGCGGCGTGATGATGGGACTGTTCGCGTGGATATCCAACAGGACAGCCAAGATGGCCGATATCAGTATGCAATGGTGGGGCGTACTGACATTTGCCGGAATCAAGGGTGGGCTGTCCATCGTGATGATAAACATGATCCCCGCTTCGTTCCAGCATCTGGAAATGTTCAAGGCTGTGGTGATCGGGGTCATCATGCTTTCCACGTTCATCTATTCCGGGATTTTGCTGTTGATCATCGGCCAAAACAAAGACCGTTTTCTATCGGAAAAGAATCAGGAGATAATCCAGCCCCTTCAGGCATCTCAATCTCAACAATAG
- a CDS encoding nitroreductase family protein has translation MNDARVATVLAYHARTKHALDRYAAGPGALDWEAQPAAFRDWNGTQQVALPRDVVVSGISWTELSAKRPSLPLDTANLGSLLRLCVGLTAWKEYAGSRWSLRAHPSSGNLHPTETWLIAAAVDGLEDGLYHYQNLHHALERRAWGSPSPTKGAWLGFSSIHWREAWKYGERAFRYCQLDLGHVLAAVSYAAALHGWQARLVKADAAAVAHSLGLDREADFAGVEVEEAEVIVALQPIDEVLPTDWQHWAGKPSLLDPRPLYQWPVIAEVAESTRGNSPVAEPSIAATSVKRKTGSDIPASQVILNRRSAQAFDDQSVMAQALLRQILTSLLPGGSPIWDLWPHAARVHPVLLVHRVEGIAPGLYAMPRSGEAGTSLQQAFRETFSWQRADSELPLYQLVAARAGKTARTLSCHQDIATHCAVTFMMVAEFARPVTADPAAYRHLHWEAGMLGHAITLEAEAAGWRGTGIGCFFDDADHEVLGLQDDRFQVIYHYAVGMALEDRRISTLPAYE, from the coding sequence ATGAACGATGCTCGTGTCGCGACCGTGCTCGCTTATCACGCGCGCACCAAGCATGCACTGGATCGTTATGCGGCCGGTCCCGGCGCGCTGGATTGGGAAGCGCAGCCCGCGGCGTTCCGCGACTGGAACGGTACGCAGCAGGTCGCATTGCCGCGCGATGTCGTCGTGTCCGGAATATCCTGGACGGAGCTGTCTGCAAAGCGGCCATCCTTGCCACTGGATACTGCCAATCTTGGCTCGCTGTTGCGCTTGTGCGTCGGGCTGACTGCGTGGAAGGAATATGCCGGATCGCGCTGGTCGCTGCGCGCGCATCCCTCGTCAGGCAACCTGCATCCCACCGAAACATGGCTGATCGCCGCAGCTGTGGATGGCCTGGAAGACGGTTTGTATCACTACCAGAATCTGCATCATGCACTGGAGCGGCGAGCCTGGGGAAGCCCGAGCCCGACAAAGGGTGCATGGCTGGGATTCAGTTCCATCCATTGGCGCGAAGCCTGGAAATACGGTGAACGTGCCTTCCGTTACTGCCAGCTCGACCTCGGTCATGTGCTGGCCGCAGTGAGCTATGCCGCGGCGCTGCATGGCTGGCAGGCACGTTTGGTCAAAGCGGACGCGGCGGCTGTCGCGCACAGTCTGGGGCTGGATAGGGAGGCCGATTTTGCCGGTGTGGAGGTCGAAGAAGCGGAGGTCATCGTTGCATTGCAGCCAATCGATGAGGTGTTGCCGACGGACTGGCAACACTGGGCGGGCAAGCCCAGCCTGCTCGATCCGCGTCCTCTGTATCAATGGCCGGTGATCGCAGAGGTGGCCGAGTCCACACGTGGTAATTCGCCCGTAGCTGAGCCGTCCATAGCGGCGACTAGTGTCAAGCGCAAGACTGGCAGCGATATTCCTGCCAGCCAGGTCATCCTGAATCGCCGCAGTGCACAGGCTTTCGATGACCAATCGGTGATGGCGCAAGCCTTGCTCAGACAAATACTCACCAGCCTGCTGCCGGGCGGCTCGCCCATATGGGATCTGTGGCCGCATGCCGCGCGGGTGCATCCGGTGCTGTTGGTGCACCGGGTGGAAGGTATCGCGCCCGGCCTGTACGCGATGCCGCGATCCGGGGAAGCCGGAACGTCGCTGCAGCAGGCGTTTCGCGAGACCTTTTCCTGGCAGCGTGCCGATTCGGAGTTGCCGTTGTACCAGCTGGTCGCTGCGCGCGCAGGCAAGACCGCGCGCACGCTATCCTGCCATCAGGACATCGCCACGCACTGCGCGGTCACGTTCATGATGGTGGCCGAATTCGCGCGACCTGTTACGGCAGACCCTGCCGCCTATCGCCACCTGCACTGGGAGGCCGGCATGCTGGGGCATGCGATCACGCTGGAGGCGGAAGCGGCCGGATGGCGCGGCACCGGCATCGGCTGTTTCTTCGACGATGCCGACCACGAAGTGCTCGGGCTGCAGGATGACAGATTCCAGGTGATCTACCACTACGCTGTCGGGATGGCGCTGGAGGACAGGCGCATCTCGACGTTGCCAGCTTACGAATGA
- a CDS encoding ankyrin repeat domain-containing protein yields MNDNQLRCWLLQAGFSAADLLQADIDKALANGTTPLMHAARMGETEVVQALLARGADPSLLNADRNGALWFACFADSQACATALINAGAQLDSQNINGATALIYCASAGKAALVRLLLDAGANRDLMTLDDFTAPELAASQECLKMLRAARSVTHV; encoded by the coding sequence ATGAACGACAACCAACTCAGATGCTGGCTGCTGCAGGCAGGATTCAGCGCGGCTGACCTGCTGCAGGCCGACATCGACAAAGCATTGGCCAATGGAACGACTCCGCTGATGCATGCCGCCCGCATGGGCGAGACCGAGGTTGTGCAGGCATTGCTGGCACGGGGCGCCGATCCGTCCTTGCTGAATGCGGATCGCAACGGCGCATTGTGGTTCGCCTGCTTTGCCGACAGCCAGGCCTGCGCAACCGCTCTCATCAATGCGGGCGCTCAACTCGACAGCCAGAACATCAACGGTGCCACGGCTCTGATCTATTGTGCATCTGCTGGCAAGGCTGCACTGGTGCGGCTGCTGCTGGATGCGGGTGCGAATCGGGATTTGATGACGCTGGACGATTTCACTGCACCGGAACTGGCTGCCAGCCAGGAGTGCTTGAAGATGCTCAGGGCGGCGAGGAGTGTGACCCATGTCTGA
- a CDS encoding TIGR00341 family protein, protein MFREEDKKLFRIVVKRIRASLAYRFHLRADQDSFEEIDKNIRDGCEIRGTKLWVLMLAIFIASIGLDVNSTAVIIGAMLISPLMGPIMAVGYGAAINDGLLIRKAMGNLLVSFLIGLFTSTVYFLVSPLSFVQSELLARTTPTIWDVLIALFGGLAGIIASTRKEKTNVIPGVAIATALMPPLCTAGYGLANGSMEMFFGAFYLFFINCVFIAFATLLLISYINPPHKIFVSAERERKVKRYIYLVIMLTIVPSIYLAYGLVTREIFNSRANDFIRHELVFENSVVAKENISADKHEIDITLIGQKVSDEKLSDLSKRLESYRIPKARLVIHQSAYNEFDETSLKKSLLAELLNTSQDIFDTKNKQIHDLQKQIALLQEQQAEQSASLAEQKKIFDELLAQYPQVQKLSFAKAMEHQTGKSDNAIVLLVSISTKKALSKTEQQRISAWLKVRTEVAQVKLLVDSR, encoded by the coding sequence ATGTTTAGAGAAGAAGACAAGAAACTGTTCAGGATAGTCGTCAAAAGGATCCGGGCTTCGCTTGCCTATCGCTTCCATTTACGCGCCGATCAAGACAGCTTCGAAGAAATCGACAAGAACATTCGCGACGGCTGCGAGATCAGAGGGACCAAACTATGGGTGCTAATGCTGGCGATCTTCATCGCCTCCATCGGGCTTGATGTCAACTCTACGGCCGTGATCATAGGTGCGATGCTGATCTCGCCGCTCATGGGGCCAATCATGGCGGTAGGTTACGGCGCTGCCATCAATGATGGCCTCCTCATCAGAAAGGCCATGGGCAACCTGCTGGTATCCTTTCTGATCGGCCTGTTCACCTCTACAGTCTATTTTCTGGTCAGCCCGCTATCCTTCGTACAGTCGGAATTACTGGCACGAACGACACCGACCATCTGGGATGTCCTGATCGCGCTATTCGGCGGACTCGCTGGCATTATCGCTTCGACACGAAAAGAAAAAACGAACGTCATACCCGGAGTGGCCATTGCAACCGCGTTGATGCCGCCGTTATGTACCGCTGGCTATGGCTTGGCCAATGGCTCCATGGAAATGTTCTTCGGTGCTTTTTATCTGTTCTTCATCAACTGCGTATTTATTGCATTCGCTACCCTGTTACTGATCAGTTACATCAACCCTCCGCACAAGATCTTCGTAAGCGCCGAGCGGGAACGCAAGGTGAAACGCTACATCTACCTGGTGATCATGTTAACGATCGTACCCAGCATCTATCTGGCATATGGACTAGTCACGCGCGAGATTTTCAATTCCAGGGCCAATGACTTCATCAGGCATGAACTGGTGTTCGAGAACAGTGTTGTTGCTAAGGAGAATATTTCGGCAGACAAGCACGAGATCGATATCACCTTGATAGGCCAGAAGGTCAGCGATGAAAAGCTATCGGACCTTTCGAAAAGACTGGAAAGCTACCGCATACCTAAAGCCAGACTGGTCATTCACCAATCTGCCTATAATGAATTTGACGAAACATCACTGAAAAAATCGCTGCTCGCTGAATTGCTAAATACAAGTCAGGATATCTTTGATACAAAGAACAAGCAGATCCACGACCTGCAAAAACAGATTGCACTCTTACAGGAACAGCAAGCCGAGCAATCAGCAAGTTTGGCAGAGCAGAAAAAAATCTTTGATGAACTATTGGCGCAATATCCCCAAGTACAGAAACTGTCTTTTGCAAAGGCAATGGAGCATCAAACCGGCAAGTCAGACAATGCAATTGTTTTGTTAGTTAGTATCTCAACGAAGAAAGCACTCAGCAAAACAGAGCAACAAAGGATCAGTGCATGGTTGAAGGTCAGAACAGAAGTAGCTCAAGTCAAGTTGCTGGTTGATTCCAGATGA
- a CDS encoding nitrogen fixation protein NifZ, translating to MSRFQMGDMVFAAYDLFNESLEETGESSIPGVEPDALLAAAGTRGVVVNVGHAQEMPNAEIYLVRFEMDAEGTLAEPIGCLSDELTGLN from the coding sequence ATGAGCAGATTTCAAATGGGTGACATGGTCTTTGCGGCGTACGACCTGTTCAACGAATCACTGGAGGAGACCGGCGAGAGCAGCATCCCGGGTGTCGAACCCGATGCCTTGCTGGCTGCCGCGGGAACGCGCGGCGTGGTGGTCAATGTCGGGCATGCGCAGGAGATGCCCAATGCAGAGATCTACCTGGTACGCTTCGAGATGGATGCAGAAGGCACCTTGGCCGAGCCCATCGGTTGCCTGAGCGACGAGCTGACCGGATTGAATTGA
- a CDS encoding OmpA family protein → MKKLAVILASLMVVACASTQKTNTSQANENNATASAAAAKVDLGKLNAEIQQMEKQSDYFDFNKYTVKSEYMNVIQKEAEFLKTHKNDVVTLQGNADERGSEKYNLGLGENRADAVAKVLEKDGVPADQIKMVSLGKDKPRLTCHKEKCWKENRRVDFLHNLG, encoded by the coding sequence ATGAAAAAATTGGCAGTCATTTTGGCTTCACTTATGGTTGTGGCATGCGCATCAACCCAGAAAACCAACACTTCGCAAGCGAATGAGAACAATGCAACGGCATCTGCCGCCGCCGCAAAAGTGGATCTGGGCAAATTGAATGCAGAGATACAGCAAATGGAAAAACAAAGCGATTATTTCGACTTCAACAAATACACCGTGAAGTCCGAGTACATGAACGTCATACAAAAAGAAGCAGAGTTCCTCAAAACCCATAAAAACGATGTCGTCACACTGCAAGGTAACGCAGACGAGCGCGGCAGCGAAAAATACAATCTGGGTCTGGGTGAAAACCGGGCCGATGCAGTTGCAAAGGTTCTGGAGAAGGATGGTGTACCTGCGGACCAGATCAAGATGGTCAGCCTGGGCAAGGATAAACCGCGGCTCACCTGCCACAAGGAAAAGTGCTGGAAAGAAAATCGCCGGGTCGATTTCCTGCATAACCTGGGTTAA
- a CDS encoding phosphate-starvation-inducible PsiE family protein, with amino-acid sequence MPNTEKITASFTSRIYPRFENLITTGLVILTSIMIVAAFWGLIIETYHLVLHGAFDSLDHKAFQSAFGMIMTLLIAIEFNHTIMHVHLKSGREVIARTVVLVSILAISRQFIVFEIESTSPLILFALAFSLLSLGIVYWLLERKK; translated from the coding sequence ATGCCCAATACTGAAAAAATCACAGCATCCTTTACATCGAGAATATATCCCCGCTTTGAGAATCTGATTACGACAGGCCTGGTTATTCTTACATCGATCATGATAGTCGCAGCATTCTGGGGCTTGATCATCGAAACCTACCACCTTGTTCTTCATGGTGCATTCGATTCGCTGGACCACAAAGCATTCCAGTCGGCTTTCGGGATGATAATGACGCTGCTGATCGCAATAGAGTTCAACCATACGATCATGCATGTGCACTTGAAGAGCGGCAGAGAAGTGATCGCGAGAACAGTTGTTCTCGTTTCGATCCTTGCCATTTCACGGCAGTTCATCGTATTTGAAATAGAGTCGACATCTCCGCTCATCCTGTTTGCGCTCGCCTTTTCGCTTTTATCGCTCGGAATAGTCTATTGGTTGCTGGAACGGAAGAAATAG